From the genome of Eucalyptus grandis isolate ANBG69807.140 chromosome 2, ASM1654582v1, whole genome shotgun sequence, one region includes:
- the LOC104432805 gene encoding kinesin-like protein KIN-5D, whose amino-acid sequence MDSAQRRGGLVSLSPAQTPRSTDKSSRDLRSADSNSSSKNDREKGVNVQVIVRCRPMNDDELRLHTPVVVSCNEGRREVSAVQNIANKQIDRAFMFDKVFGPTSQQKDLYDQSVSPIVFEVLEGYNCTIFAYGQTGTGKTYTMEGGARKKNGDFPVDAGVIPRAVRQIFNILELQNAEYSMKVTFLELYNEEITDLLAPEECSKFTDDKSKKPIALMEDGKGGVFVRGLEEEIVYSANEIYKILEKGSAKRRTAETLLNKQSSRSHSIFSITIHIKECTPEGEEMIKCGKLNLVDLAGSENISRSGAREGRAREAGEINKSLLTLGRVINALVEHSGHIPYRDSKLTRLLRDSLGGKTKTCIIATISPSIHCLEETLSTLDYAHRAKNIKNKPEINQKMMKSAVIKDLYSEIDRLKQEVYAAREKNGIYIPRDRYLLEEAEKKAMAEKIERMELVTESKEKQLMEVQELYNSQLLLAAEMSNKLERTEKKLEETEHSLFDLEEKHRQANATIKEKEFLISNLLKSERVLVDRAFEIRAELENAASDVSGLFAKIERKDKIEDENRILIQNFQSQLSQQLEALHKAVAASVTHQEDQLKNMEEDMQSFVSTKSEVTEQLQKRLGRLRDVYDSGVKALDNIDGELDENSRSTFSSLNSEVSKHSCRLEELFKGIASEADTLLNDLHESLLKQEEMLISYAQQQREAHARAVETARSVSKITVNFFKTLDTHATKLNQIVEDAQTVNDQKLSELEKKFEECAANEERQMLEKVAELFASSNARKKKLVQMAVQNLRESATSRADKLQEEMSTMVDSTSTVKAEWTVHMGKTESQYIEDNSAVEVGKKALEEVLQNCFTKTKMGAEQWKNAQESLISLEKRNVASVDSIVRKAVEVNQNLRAQFSSTLSATLGGVDVANSDILSSTNDSLQLDQDACANLKSVIAPCYGHMRELKGGHYEKILGITEDSGKCLLEEYEVDEPTCSTPRRRQFNLPTMTSIEELRTPAFEELLRLFWDMKSSKQSNGDIKHVLGLNESAQSVRDSRLPLTAIN is encoded by the exons ATGGACTCCGCTCAGAGAAGGGGAGGTCTGGTCTCGCTGTCCCCGGCACAGACTCCGAGGTCCACCGATAAGTCGTCGCGGGATCTGCGCTCGGCCGACTCCAATTCGAGCAGTAAGAATGATAGGGAGAAGGGTGTCAACGTGCAGGTTATAGTGCGCTGCAG GCCAATGAATGATGATGAGTTAAGATTACATACGCCAGTGGTGGTCTCATGTAATGAGGGCAGGAGAGAGGTTTCTGCCGTCCAGAATATAGCCAATAAGCAGATTGATAGAGCCTTCATGTTTGACAAG GTATTTGGTCCCACGTCCCAGCAAAAGGACTTGTATGATCAATCTGTGTCGCCAATTGTGTTTGAAGTGCTTGAGGGTTACAACTGCACCATTTTTGCCTATGGTCAGACAGGAACGGGGAAAACATACACAATGGAAGGAGGAGCCAGAAAAAAG AATGGAGACTTCCCAGTTGATGCGGGGGTTATTCCAAGAGCAGTCAGGCAAATCTTTAATATACTGGAATTACAAAATGCAGAATACAGCATGAAAGTTACGTTCCTAGAGCTGTACAATGAGGAGATTACAGATCTGTTAGCTCCTGAAGAATGTTCCAAGTTCACCGATGACAAGTCTAAGAAACCCATAGCTCTTATGGAAGATGGGAAGGGAGGTGTATTTGTTAGAGGCTTAGAAGAAGAGATAGTGTATTCAGCAAATGAGATCTACAAGATACTGGAGAAAGGCTCTGCCAAGCGGCGCACAGCTGAGACTCTTCTCAACAAGCAAAGCAGTCGTTCACACTCcatattttcaattacaatcCATATTAAAGAGTGTACTCCAGAGGGAGAGGAGATGATTAAGTGCGGGAAGTTAAATCTAGTTGATCTAGCTGGTTCTGAGAACATTTCGCGTTCTGGGGCCAGAGAG GGCAGAGCAAGGGAAGCTGGGGAAATCAACAAAAGCTTGCTAACACTCGGACGAGTTATTAATGCACTGGTTGAGCACTCTGGTCACATTCCATATAG GGATAGTAAACTCACAAGATTGTTGAGGGATTCCCTAGGAGGAAAAACAAAGACATGCATCATTGCTACGATATCACCATCCATCCACTGCTTGGAAGAGACACTCAGCACTTTAGATTATGCACATCGTGCGAAAAATATCAAGAATAAGCCTGAG ATTAATCAGAAGATGATGAAATCTGCAGTTATCAAGGACCTATACTCTGAAATTGATCGTCTTAAGCAAG AGGTATATGCTGcaagagagaaaaatggaaTCTACATACCACGAGACCGCTATCTTCTTGAAGAGGCTGAAAAAAAG GCTATGGCTGAAAAGATAGAACGGATGGAACTCGTAACAGAATCTAAAGAGAAG CAACTTATGGAGGTTCAGGAGCTCTACAATTCTCAGCTACTTTTGGCTGCAGAGATGAGCAATAAACTTGAAAGAACTGAG AAAAAGCTCGAGGAAACTGAACATTCACTTTTTGACCTTGAGGAGAAGCACAGACAAGCAAATGCAACAATAAAAGAGAAGGAATTTCTTATATCAAATCTCCTTAAATCTG AAAGAGTACTTGTAGATCGTGCATTTGAGATACGAGCAGAGTTGGAGAATGCCGCATCAGATGTTTCCGGTTTATTTGCCAAAATCG AACGCAAGGACAAAATTGAAGATGAAAACAGAATACTCATCCAGAATTTTCAATCCCAGCTCAGTCAACAGCTTGAAGCATTGCATAAGGCTGTGGCCGCTTCTGTGACACATCAAGAGGATCAACTGAAGAACATGGAAGAAGATATGCAGTCCTTCGTGTCAACAAAATCAGAG GTCACTGAACAACTTCAAAAACGACTAGGACGACTCAGAGACGTGTATGATTCTGGTGTAAAAGCATTGGATAATATAGATGGGGAGCTTGATGAAAATTCTCGATCCACTTTTTCAAGTCTCAATTCTGAGGTTTCTAAGCACTCATGTCGACTTGAAGAA CTCTTCAAAGGAATTGCTTCGGAGGCTGATACACTACTAAATGATCTTCATGAAAGTCTTCTCAAACAAGAGGAGATGCTGATATCATATGCACAGCAGCAACGCGAG GCACACGCCAGAGCAGTGGAAACTGCAAGATCAGTTTCTAAAATCACAGTCAACTTCTTTAAGACTCTGGACACGCATGCAACCAAGCTAAACCAGATTGTGGAAGATGCACAAACCGTAAATGATCAAAAGCTGTCTGAACTTGAGAAGAAATTTGAG GAATGTGCTGCCAACGAAGAAAGGCAAATGCTAGAAAAAGTGGCAGAGCTGTTTGCAAGTTCAAATGCAAGGAAGAAAAAACTG GTTCAAATGGCTGTGCAAAATCTTCGGGAGAGTGCAACTAGCAGAGCCGACAAACTGCAAGAAGAAATGTCAACTATGGTAGATTCCACTTCGACTGTGAAGGCAGAATGGACCGTGCACATGGGAAAGACAGAGTCACAATATATTGAGGATAATTCTGCTGTGGAAGTTGGGAAAAAGGCTCTGGAGGAGGTGCTCCAGAACTG CTTTACAAAGACAAAAATGGGTGCAGAACAATGGAAGAATGCCCAAGAATCTTTGATCAGTCTAGAGAAGAGAAATGTTGCTTCCGTTGATTCCATTGTTAG GAAAGCTGTCGAAGTCAATCAAAACCTACGTGCTCAATTTTCTTCTACCTTGTCCGCGACACTTGGTGGTGTCGATGTTGCAAACAGTGACATACTTTCGTCAACCAATG ATTCTCTACAACTTGACCAAGATGCATGTGCAAACCTAAAATCTGTAATTGCCCCTTGCTATGGGCATATGAGGGAATTGAAGGGTGGCCACTATGAAAAAATTTTGGGGATCACGGAAGATTCAGGGAAATGTCTTCTCGAGGAATATGAG GTGGATGAACCGACTTGCTCAACACCAAGAAGAAGACAGTTTAACTTACCCACCATGACGTCCATTGAAGAACTGCGAACTCCTGCTTTTGAGGAATTGCTCAGATTATTCTGGGATATGAAATCTTCAAAGCAATCAAACGGAGACATAAAGCACGTCCTGGGGTTAAATGAGTCGGCACAATCAGTAAGAGACTCCAGACTCCCACTCACGGCAATCAACTGA
- the LOC104432806 gene encoding uncharacterized protein LOC104432806, with amino-acid sequence MAIEKNSFKVSRFDSDFSPVSRESMSSDEDEIQHRSSAAESDEDDEFDDADSGAGSDDFDLLELGETGAEFCQVGSQTCSIPFELYDLPGLEDILSVDAWNELLTEDERLGLTKYLPDMDQETYMLTLKELFTGCNIHFGSPLKKVFDMLKGGLCEPRVALYREGLHSFQKRQHYHLVRKHQNCMVSNLCQIRDAWKNCRGYSIEEKLRVLNIMKTQKSLMSEKEDMNSEPSGRDDLGEAMWSKKGKDRKISQKLGRNSPYMAAPTFEYPLQEQVVAPQRTKNPKGTLKLGRSKTTSAKERAGGFPPSDHGPDHRAGPYGSVVPSRLTKAAGFDKGAGLRKRDQIRGDDEAEDPIFGAGPRRDPSISRSMLIDKPPFVKVGKKHDLLKSDDFTADGFVGLPLSSKGDLHIYRRSKPIGQSPVMKTLAVKSPNLKVSRDYAKKSIYLENTESFAAEDQNKSVKGRGRQPPFKRNRADFSGRRTKGEALSTDLKFDEGNAKSKKWSAVRESPDISLKPPTDYSPSLNHRFLPSDVKGKFSQGKGRGSTRKNKGLDMAVLRGNSMGVNGEVTESDSSDLSDDEDSDPLVGSEFAYPGGFMDVSHSAGVKSVMYGKRENFFKDDVEENPRPFESTMHTYNNFGDQVEEIYIPEEESYSLKAKQKGKMQDNMSVQNSARVMDSGYFYGSVDDDRRKFHAKNGRMQGEPGERYNLSSLKAYPSGGKQRADVSHGDYIVEREDEVAMEQCFSPDNDLYQSGNKGKKAEAYSNDHHERLPGTFPGSNSLNKKRKIKEDVVYRDDRNENGGLQTDVQQQNDNTSSVKKRIRKKPDADNGPSENEILEMPIMETVITDVEFESKPKKKTFTLITPTVHTGFSFSIVHLLSAVRVAMITLLPEDSIAIVKPVEDQNGEHEGGDNEPLSQKSMATSNSEHAADSNVPSLTIQEIVNRVRSNPGDPCILETQEPLQDLVRGVLKIFSSRTAPLGAKGWKALVVYEKSTKSWSWIGPVSFSPSDHDTIEEVTSPEAWGLPHKMLVKLVDSFANWLKSGQETLQQIGSLPPPPLALVQFNLDEKDRFRDLRAQKSLNTINPSSEEVRAYFRKEEILRYSIPDRAFCYTAADGKKSIVAPLRRCGGKPTSKARDHFMLKRDRPPHVTILCLVRDAAARLPGSIGTRADVCTLIRDSQFIVEDVSDAQVNQVVSGALDRLHYERDPCVQFDGERKLWKYLHREREEEDFEDDGTSSTKKWKRPRKDAPEQFDQETVTVAYHVPEDQMGFDLCSDLNAEPSCAEDDRAMEPVCDDMRQDVDDDICNATEQANIHHGPSMGWESLDFNPTQENKLLCQENSTNEDFDDDSFGPDRAVGLLSPGLF; translated from the coding sequence ATGGCAATTGAGAAGAATAGTTTCAAGGTATCGCGATTCGATTCGGATTTTTCGCCTGTCAGTAGGGAGAGTATGTCGAGCGATGAGGATGAGATTCAGCATAGGAGCTCAGCTGCCGAGTCCGATGAGGATGATGAGTTCGATGATGCCGATTCCGGGGCGGGGTCCGACGACTTTGATTTGTTAGAATTGGGCGAGACTGGGGCGGAGTTTTGCCAAGTCGGGAGTCAGACGTGCAGCATTCCCTTCGAGCTGTATGATCTTCCCGGATTGGAGGATATTCTATCTGTCGATGCATGGAACGAGCTGCTCACTGAGGACGAAAGGTTAGGCCTTACAAAGTATTTGCCCGACATGGACCAAGAGACGTACATGCTTACCTTGAAAGAACTCTTCACGGGCTGCAACATTCATTTTGGTAGCCCTCTAAAAAAGGTGTTTGACATGTTGAAGGGAGGTTTGTGTGAGCCAAGGGTTGCCCTTTATCGGGAAGGATTGCATTCTTTTCAGAAGCGGCAGCACTACCATCTTGTAAGGAAACATCAGAACTGCATGGTAAGTAATTTATGTCAGATAAGGGATGCATGGAAAAACTGCAGGGGTTATAGTATCGAGGAGAAGTTGCGAGTCCTAAACATAATGAAGACTCAGAAGAGCTTGATGTCTGAGAAAGAAGACATGAATAGTGAACCTTCGGGAAGAGATGACTTGGGTGAAGCAATGTGGAGTAAGAAGGGCAAGGATAGAAAGATCTCACAGAAACTGGGTCGTAATTCTCCATATATGGCGGCTCCGACTTTTGAATATCCCTTGCAAGAGCAGGTGGTGGCTCCTCAACGAACGAAAAATCCTAAGGGGACGCTGAAGTTGGGACGTTCAAAGACAACTTCAGCAAAAGAACGAGCGGGCGGCTTTCCTCCTAGTGACCACGGTCCTGATCATAGGGCTGGTCCATATGGTTCAGTAGTTCCTTCTCGTCTAACCAAGGCAGCAGGGTTTGATAAAGGGGCTGGCCTCAGAAAAAGAGACCAGATAAGAGGCGATGATGAAGCTGAGGATCCTATATTTGGTGCAGGTCCTCGAAGAGATCCAAGCATCTCTAGGAGTATGTTGATAGACAAGCCTCCATTTGTGAAAGTTGGAAAGAAGCATGATCTTCTTAAAAGTGATGATTTTACTGCTGACGGTTTTGTGGGCTTGCCTCTGTCCTCCAAGGGTGATTTGCATATCTATCGGAGGAGTAAACCTATTGGTCAATCTCCAGTAATGAAGACATTAGCTGTAAAGTCGCCTAATCTGAAAGTTTCCCGAGACTATGCCAAAAAATCCATCTACCTTGAAAATACTGAGAGTTTCGCTGCTGAAGATCAGAACAAGTCTGTAAAAGGCCGTGGTCGACAACCGCCGTTTAAAAGAAATCGAGCGGACTTTTCTGGTCGCAGGACTAAGGGAGAAGCTTTGTCTACGGATTTGAAGTTTGATGAGGGTAATGCTAAGAGCAAGAAGTGGAGTGCAGTGAGGGAATCCCCTGATATTAGTTTGAAACCTCCAACAGATTATTCACCAAGTTTGAACCATCGGTTCTTACCATCTGATGTCAAAGGAAAGTTTTCTCAGGGAAAGGGCAGAGGGAGTACTAGAAAGAATAAGGGACTGGATATGGCAGTGTTGAGAGGCAATAGCATGGGAGTCAATGGTGAAGTCACCGAGTCAGACTCATCAGATCTCTCTGATGATGAAGACAGCGATCCTTTGGTGGGAAGTGAGTTTGCTTATCCAGGTGGTTTCATGGATGTTTCCCATTCTGCTGGGGTGAAGTCTGTTATGTATGGTAAAAGGGAGAACTTTTTTAAGGATGACGTGGAAGAAAATCCACGGCCATTTGAGAGCACCATGCACACATATAATAACTTCGGCGATCAGGTTGAAGAGATTTATATCCCAGAGGAAGAAAGCTACTCTCTTAAAGCAAAGCAGAAGGGTAAGATGCAAGATAACATGTCTGTACAGAATTCTGCTAGAGTCATGGATAGCGGATATTTCTACGGTTCTGTTGACGATGATAGGAGAAAATTCCATGCCAAGAATGGACGAATGCAGGGCGAACCTGGTGAGAGGTACAACTTATCGTCATTGAAGGCATACCCATCAGGGGGGAAGCAAAGAGCTGATGTGAGCCATGGTGATTACATTGTTGAAAGAGAAGATGAAGTAGCAATGGAGCAATGTTTTTCACCAGATAATGACTTGTATCAATCTGGGAATAAAGGTAAGAAAGCTGAAGCATATTCGAATGATCATCATGAAAGATTACCGGGCACTTTCCCTGGGTCCAACTCATTGAATAAGAAGCGGAAAATAAAGGAGGATGTTGTGTACAGGGACGATCGAAATGAGAATGGTGGCTTGCAAACCGACGTTCAGCAGCAAAATGACAATACCAGTTCTGTAAAGAAACGAATAAGAAAGAAGCCAGATGCTGATAACGGTCCttcagaaaatgaaattttggaaatgccCATCATGGAGACAGTAATTACAGATGTAGAGTTTGAGAgcaaaccaaagaaaaagacattTACTTTGATCACGCCAACGGTACATACCGGCTTCTCATTCTCCATAGTACATCTTCTTTCAGCAGTTCGAGTGGCAATGATTACATTGCTTCCGGAAGACTCCATAGCCATTGTCAAACCTGTGGAAGATCAGAACGGGGAACATGAAGGTGGGGACAATGAGCCGCTCTCTCAGAAGAGCATGGCTACCAGTAACTCGGAGCATGCTGCAGACAGTAATGTTCCTTCTCTTACCATCCAGGAGATTGTGAATCGCGTGAGATCAAACCCTGGGGACCCTTGTATTCTTGAGACACAGGAACCACTGCAGGATTTGGTAAGAGGTGTTTTGAAGATCTTCTCATCAAGAACAGCACCTTTAGGGGCCAAGGGCTGGAAGGCACTAGTAGTGTACGAAAAATCCACAAAAAGTTGGTCCTGGATTGGCCCAGTGTCCTTTAGTCCATCGGATCATGATACCATTGAGGAAGTAACTTCTCCTGAGGCTTGGGGCCTGCCACACAAAATGCTTGTCAAGCTTGTTGATTCGTTCGCAAATTGGCTTAAAAGTGGTCAAGAAACCTTACAACAAATAGGTAGtcttcctcctccacctttGGCCTTGGTGCAGTTTAATTTGGATGAGAAGGATAGGTTCCGTGACCTTAGAGCCCAGAAGAGTCTCAACACTATTAATCCAAGTTCGGAGGAAGTGAGAGCTTATTTTCGTAAAGAAGAAATCTTGAGGTACTCAATTCCTGACAGAGCATTCTGTTACACGGCTGCTGATGGTAAAAAGTCTATTGTTGCTCCTTTGAGAAGGTGTGGTGGTAAGCCAACATCAAAAGCCCGTGACCATTTCATGCTGAAACGTGATCGTCCTCCGCATGTTACTATTTTATGCCTTGTAAGAGATGCTGCTGCCAGATTGCCTGGAAGTATTGGCACCCGTGCTGATGTTTGTACTTTGATCAGAGACTCCCAGTTTATCGTTGAGGATGTTTCTGATGCGCAGGTTAATCAGGTTGTTAGTGGAGCACTGGATCGTTTGCATTACGAACGAGATCCTTGTGTACAGTTTGATGGCGAAAGGAAATTGTGGAAGTACTTGCATagggaaagggaagaagaagattttgagGATGACGGTACATCATCTACTAAGAAAtggaaaaggccaagaaaagaTGCTCCAGAGCAATTTGACCAAGAAACGGTGACTGTTGCTTACCATGTACCTGAGGATCAaatgggatttgatttgtgttCAGATCTTAATGCTGAGCCATCTTGTGCTGAGGATGACAGAGCAATGGAGCCTGTGTGCGATGACATGAGACAGGATGTAGATGATGACATATGCAATGCTACTGAGCAAGCAAATATCCATCATGGTCCATCAATGGGATGGGAAAGTCTGGACTTCAATCcaacacaagaaaataaattgctgTGTCAAGAAAATTCCACAAATgaagattttgatgatgatagTTTTGGGCCAGATAGGGCAGTCGGACTCTTAAGTCCTGGCTTGTTTTGA